A single Hyperolius riggenbachi isolate aHypRig1 chromosome 12, aHypRig1.pri, whole genome shotgun sequence DNA region contains:
- the LOC137541167 gene encoding leucine-rich repeat-containing protein 3B-like yields MPFLDWYLRCSLTTWLLLHSLVLMVLCFQSATTLPKGCHASQEDGYKTVRCSNAQLTEVPKDIPNDTNRLYLDFNQITYLPADAFRNLPVLMELDLSHNSLGRLDVTALRGVSDHLHSLDLSSNKLVSVNKEVFANLKARTNLSGNPWMCDCDLLELIRMVELDPSTSSGIVCASSVVEEHTGKPFLQVVKDIDLCNAYRKTTDVAMLVTMFGWFAMVISYLVYYVRQNQEDARRHLEYLKSLPSKQRHTEEPSTLSTVV; encoded by the coding sequence ATGCCTTTCCTGGACTGGTACCTCCGGTGCTCATTGACGACATGGCTGCTGTTACACAGCTTGGTCCTAATGGTCCTCTGCTTCCAGTCAGCTACCACATTACCCAAGGGCTGCCATGCCTCCCAGGAGGATGGCTACAAGACTGTACGGTGCAGCAACGCCCAGCTCACAGAGGTACCCAAAGACATTCCCAATGACACTAACCGGCTATACTTAGACTTCAACCAGATCACCTACCTCCCTGCAGATGCTTTTCGCAATCTCCCTGTTCTTATGGAATTGGACCTTTCTCACAATTCATTGGGTCGACTGGATGTTACAGCTCTCAGGGGCGTAAGTGACCACCTACATTCATTGGACCTGTCTTCCAACAAGCTGGTGTCTGTGAACAAAGAGGTGTTTGCTAACCTGAAGGCCAGGACAAACCTCTCTGGTAACCCTTGGATGTGTGACTGTGATCTTCTAGAACTCATACGAATGGTAGAATTGGACCCCAGCACGTCCAGTGGGATTGTGTGTGCTAGCTCAGTAGTAGAGGAACATACTGGCAAGCCTTTTCTTCAGGTGGTCAAGGATATTGACTTGTGCAATGCTTACAGGAAGACCACGGACGTGGCCATGCTGGTCACAATGTTTGGTTGGTTTGCTATGGTCATTTCATACTTAGTATATTATGTACGACAGAATCAGGAGGATGCCCGTCGTCATCTTGAGTACCTAAAATCCCTGCCCAgcaagcagcggcacacagaggaaCCCTCAACACTCAGCACTGTGGTTTGA